In Roseofilum casamattae BLCC-M143, the DNA window TGAATGGATTAGTAATAATCAAGCTGTGTTTGATGGTTGGATCGAACAAGCCATGGAAGCCGCTCAATCGTAATTTCAACTCGTTGCGATCGCAGGTTGGAGAATTGTTATCTTTCTGTTGTCACTGTGGGAACACCTCTGTCTTGACTGAATTCTAGAACTATTACAGGATAGGCGATCGCAACTTTTTTCCTGTGGGAAGGGCGATCGCCGGTTCGAGAGCCGATTAAAGTTGGGTTTTTAGCTCGGAAACGATCGCTAAAATTTGTTGCGAAAGGGCGGGTTTGTCTTGATTTTGGAAGAGTTGAGCGGCGGTTTCCATATTCTCGATCGCCGGAGAAATTTGTCCCATTTGCGTATAGGCAATCGCCCGATTATAATGCATTTGTGCTAACTCGGGTTGGCGCTCTAACACGGCGGAAAAATCAGCGATCGCGGCTTGATAGTCTTCTAATTCTAGATAAGCCACTCCTCGGTTGCCATAAGCTTCAATGCTATCGGGAGCCAGCTTAATAGCCTCAGTGTAATCTGCGATCGCCCCTTCCACATCTAAAGTACGGTAGCGAGCATAACCCCGGTTGTAGTAAGCTGCCGTCAAATTGGAGTCTAGCTCCAGAGCGCGATCGAAATCCGCGATCGCTTCCGTATAATTTCCAGCTTCAAAATTAGCCGTTGCCCGATTATTATACACCTCGGCTTGCTGGGAATCCTTGGCTAAAACCTCCGTGTACTGTTCGATTGCCTCCGTATAGTTCCCCTCTTCTGCTTGCGCAACGCCTTGGGAAAACTGGCGAGACTTTAAGTGTTCTAAAGTCAACAACGTTCCGCCACCGCCAACAATAGCAATAGCAGCACAAACAGCGAGAATTTTTTGTAAAGCGTTCACGATCTTTTCTCCAAAAATAACGAATAATTGAATCGAATGTTTGCGGAATTTGGACGCATTTGGTAGGGGCGGGTTCGCGAAAATCTAGGCTGGAAAACAATAGAGTAAGTGAACCCGCCCAACCTCCTCTACCCATGTGGCAAACCGGGCAATTTATATTTTTCTCTGTCGAGCCTGACGAACTCGCCGCCATCCCCGTCGCACCGTAAGCCAACCAAACACCCCAACCATCCCCATGGGGCCGGGTTCCGGGATATCTTGCGGCGCTGGAGTTAAACCCGGCTCGAGGGTAATATTGACCGGGGCGTTAAATCGGTTATCCTCAATATTGCGGAAATTCGCCGTCGTTCCCGGGCCGAATTCGGCTTTGAACAGGGCGACTAATTCCTCTTCTGGTGCAATGTTTGGTACGGTTTCTGCTGCTAGGGAAAAGGAAGCAGCACGAGTGCTAGAAGCCAGAGGAAGAGCAGTGCTCGTACTAACAGCCAGAGGACTGGCAACCGCAGAGCTAGAAACCGATTGAGTGATTCGATTTACCCCGTTATAAAATAGGGTGGGAGACTCGCCTAATCCCGTATTACCGCCAAAGAGCGACCCCGGATCGATGGTTTCATCTAAAGGTTGGCGATAGAGATTAATCGTACCAAACCCATAGGCATTACCGCGATCGGAAACCCCCAAAGGATTACCCGCATCATCGAGCAGAAACCAGTTCAACGACACCAGTTCTCCTTCATCAAAATCGTCAACGGTAACCACAAAACCATCGAGGACATTGATGCCGTTATCCACGGTTTCCATATCGTTAACAATTGGCGTAAAATTTCGTGGTATTTGCTGACAACGGCGCCAAAATAACCATCCCGTACAAACCTGTTGTATGCCATCGGGCACAGCTTGGCAACCAGGAACTAAGGCACAGGCTTCTTGAGTAGAATTAGCACCTAATAAATCTTGGTTCGCTATTCCGGTTCCGCCTTCCCATTCAACAGCGGTTTTGCTGGATTGAGCTACTTTCCAATCATTGGGAGTATTGAGGTTACCCGTCGGCCCGCTATCGTCTGGTTTACCGATGGGGCGACCGTTTTGGTCTACTTTACCTTTGGCGAGAAATGGGACTTTGTCAATCACGCCACTGGAACCCGTACCTTCATTTAAGGCAAGCTGAACTCCAGATGCCACTTGATTCGTCCAGTTGAGCACTTCAAATTCAAATTGAAATTTGTCTCCTTCGGGGTCGCTTTCTACCGGTTTAATATCGGTAAAGCGGAAACAAAATACCGGTGGAAGTCGGACTTCTGGGTTGGGAGGAATGGGAATAGGATCGGCGAGTGCGGGAGCAGCAAGCATTCCGGAGATGACACTGGTGGCTGCACCCATGAGAAGGCTACCGATCGCCGATCGCAAATGTTGAGTATTCTGGGACATGATGGGAATTTCTCCATGTACTGGGTAGAGATGCCCCTAGAGGGCTAGGGGCGATCGTTATTACCAAGGAAAGCGTTTATGCTTTGCGACGACGACGGTATTTGGAACCCAAGAAGCCAAGACCAACTAATGCGATCGTGCCTAGAGTGCTCGGTTCAGGTACTTTTTGGACGTCCCCGATGCCTCCGCCAGTGCCACCGCCAGTACCACCGCCAGTACTACCACCAGTACCACCACCAGTACCGCCGCCAGTGCCGCCGCCAGTACCACCACCAGTGCCGCCGCCGGTTCCGCCGCCAGTGCCGCCGCCAGTACCACCACCAGTACCACCACCAGTACCACCACCAGGGTCGGAATAATCAATTGGCTGTGTATTAATGGCAGAAGCAAAGATGTTATCTGCTGGGTTGAGGAAGGGTACAGTGATGCCAGCACCAAACTCAGCGGCGAATTCTGCAATGATTGTAGGTTCTTGGGTTACGATTGACTCCCCACTGGCAGCACTGAGAGATGTTGACCTAAACGCAGTCCGGGTCAAACTAGTCGTACTGTTAGATAGCGTGGGTACAGCAGGGGGAGGAGCAGGAGTCAGAAAGTCGTCATATTGATTAGCCGGTCCGTACTCCGTCACTTGGTAGGAATTCTCAGCAAAGACATTGGGAGTTTGGACAAAGCCCGTATTTCCAGGAAATAGAGGACGAATATCAAATTCACTATCTGGATCTGTGTCGATCGGAACGCGACCGATATTTACAGTTCCGAAACCATAGGCATTGCCTTGATCTGGCGTACCGATAGGGTTGCCATTCACATCCAAGAGATTCCAGTTGAAGGAGAGTGCTTCGAGTTCGTCGAAGTCATCGACGGTAATGGTAAATCCATCCAGCACGTTATTACCATTATCGACGGTTTCCCAATCAGCAACGACTGGCGTATTGCCTTGCACTGTGCATTCAGGAACCATGCTGCAGGCTAGTGCGGTACCTCCCC includes these proteins:
- a CDS encoding tetratricopeptide repeat protein; the encoded protein is MNALQKILAVCAAIAIVGGGGTLLTLEHLKSRQFSQGVAQAEEGNYTEAIEQYTEVLAKDSQQAEVYNNRATANFEAGNYTEAIADFDRALELDSNLTAAYYNRGYARYRTLDVEGAIADYTEAIKLAPDSIEAYGNRGVAYLELEDYQAAIADFSAVLERQPELAQMHYNRAIAYTQMGQISPAIENMETAAQLFQNQDKPALSQQILAIVSELKTQL
- a CDS encoding PEP-CTERM sorting domain-containing protein gives rise to the protein MMFHSLQSKYRSSLAIAKTLGGAGLAALMVGAIADKALADPPPPPPPHTRLPSVFCFRFTDIKAVEDDPEGDKFQFTFEVLNWSNQPAGGVRIALNTGTNSFVQDLAPSFAGAGIDGNGRPLGSDADPLPGNQQFSNSGKLVESTETAVQWTAIQSAFGKPNSPIPNQDLLGVPSRGGTALACSMVPECTVQGNTPVVADWETVDNGNNVLDGFTITVDDFDELEALSFNWNLLDVNGNPIGTPDQGNAYGFGTVNIGRVPIDTDPDSEFDIRPLFPGNTGFVQTPNVFAENSYQVTEYGPANQYDDFLTPAPPPAVPTLSNSTTSLTRTAFRSTSLSAASGESIVTQEPTIIAEFAAEFGAGITVPFLNPADNIFASAINTQPIDYSDPGGGTGGGTGGGTGGGTGGGTGGGTGGGTGGGTGGGTGGGTGGSTGGGTGGGTGGGIGDVQKVPEPSTLGTIALVGLGFLGSKYRRRRKA